Part of the Quercus lobata isolate SW786 chromosome 6, ValleyOak3.0 Primary Assembly, whole genome shotgun sequence genome, GCCGTCCAAGAGTGCCCAGTGCCCTCCAAGTTCCGTCTACCACAGCAAGAGCCCTTTGACTGGCTAAAAGACCTCTTGGATCACCTGAATACCTTCAAGACAACCCTAGGCCTTCAACAATCCCCTGACGAGATTTTGTGCCGCTCCTTTCCCACTACTCTCAAAGAGGCAGCCAGGGAGTGGTTCAGCAAGTTGCCAATGTCATCCATTGATAACTTTGAGCAGCTAAGCAGTTCCTTTGTCCGTCATTTTTCTGGTGGGCAACGTCCAAAAAGGACTGTCGACCATTTGCTCACCATCAGACAAGTAGAGAAGGAACCGTTGAGGTCTTATGTAACACGTTTCACCCGAGGAATGCTGGAAGTAGACGAGGCGAATGACAAGGTACAGCTCACGACCTTCAAGGCAAGGTTGAAGTCCAGAGATTTCGTGGCTTCCTTGGCCAATAATCCCCCTAAGACGATGATCGAGGCATTATTAAAAGCACagaagtatatgaacgctgaagaagTTCTAGCAGCCATTGATGGAGCAGAAAAAagcaaggaaaagaagaaggaaaaggaggatgatcgaaaaggacaaaaaagagATCGGGCTGACCGACGGAAGGACAAAGGAAATAGACGGAGGGAGGACAAGAACCCTCATCCAATGAAGTTCACACCATTAGTGATGCTTGTTGACCAGATTCTAATGGAAATAAAGGACGAACCATCTCTTAAGTGGCCAAGGCCACTCCATTCATTGCCCAGTTTGCGCAACAAGAGGAAATACTGCCGTTTTCACAAAGACCATAGGCATTACACAGAGAATTGCAGAGACCTAAAGGAGCAGATTGAAGAACTTATACGGAATGGAAAACTACAACAATATGTCAAAAGGGGAGATTCCAGCAAATACAACCAGAAAGGTCAGCATGGGGGTTCAAGGAGAGATGAAGACTGCCCACCGCCTCATCCACAGAATGCACTAGGGGAAATAAAGACCATTGCAAGGGGGTCGTTCAAATCCCTCAGGAAGTCACACCAAAAGCAAGTAAACAGTGTTCATAGTCTACCTCCCCTGAGGCAAAAACGGACCAACTAAGACATGTACTTCTCAGAAGAAGACGCCAGGGGTATAAAGCAACCTCATGATGACCCACTCGTCATTATGATCATGATCGAGGGGTTCAATACAAGGAGAGTTTTGGTAGACAATGGGAGCTCAGTCGACATTATCTACCTTTCCGCCTCCTAGAAACTAAAGCTAGACCCAAAAAGGCTTCGTCCTTTCAAGTTCCCCCTCGTTAGTTTCAGTGGAGATAAGGTATACCCCAGGGGAATAGTGACGTTGACAGTTACTGCCGGTTCATACCCCCTCTAAGTAACCAACCAGCATAATTTCTTGGTAGTAGACTCACCCTCGTCCTACAATGTAATCATAGGACGACCAATGCTCAACCACTGGAAGGCTGCCACTTCCACGTACTGTCTGAAGGTAAAATTTCCAATGGAACAGGGGGTCGGAGAGATAAAAGAAGACCAAGTGTTGGCAAGAGAGTGTTACCAGGCCGTCCTGGCCTCAAGAGAGAACCATACGTGGACAATTGAGGAAAAAACACCAGAGATCGTTGAGAAGCTAGAAACGATAGAGTTGGTGGAAGGAAGTCCAGCAAACACGACCTAAATAAGGACGAATCTAAGTCCCAAGACGAAGGAAGGGATCATCAACTTCCTGAAGGATAACCTCAATGTATTTGCTTGGAACCACAAAGATATGCCAGGGATCCCAGCAAGCCTCATCTAGCATCACCTGAATGTTGACCTAGAGAAGAAGCCCGTCCAGCAAAGAAGAAGAGTCTTTGCCCCCGAACGAAACAAAGCAATAATGGACGAGGTAAATAAGTTGTTTGCTGCAAATTTTATCCGGGAAGTTCACTACCCCGAGTGGTTGGCTAACGTGGTCATGGTCAAGAAAGCAAACGGGAAGTGGAAAATGTGTGTCGATTTCACAGATCTTAATCAAGCCTACCCAAAAGACAGTTTTCCCTTGCCCAAAATTGATCAGCTAGTAGATTCCATCAAAGGACATAAACTTTTCACGTTCATGGATGCATTTTCTGGATATAACCAGATACAGATGGCtgaagaagatcaagaaaaaactgCCTTTATCACTAGCCAGGGGCTCTACTGCTACCGGTCATGCCTTTTGGACTCAAGAACGTAGGGGCCACATATCAAAGGTTGGTGAACCAGATGTTCGAGAAACAAATCGAGAGAAACGTGgaggtatatgttgatgatatgctcATCAAGAGCAAAAAGGAAGAGGATCACTTGGACGACCTCAAGGAGATGTTTGACACACTCAGGCACTACAGCATGAAGCTAAACCCGTCCAAATGTGCTTTTGGGGTTTCCTCAGGGAAATTCCTCGGGTTTATGGTGTCGCAAAGAGGAATTGAAGCAAACCCCGAGAAAGTCAAGGCCATCCTCGTAATGTCTTCACCAAAGACGATCAAAGAAGTGCAATCCCTTACAGGAAGAGTAGCAGCCTTCAATAGGTTCGTCTCTAAGGCCACAGACAAATGCCTTCCATTCTTCAAGACTTTGAAGAAAGCATTTGCTTGGAAGGAGGAATGCGAAACAACGTTTCAAGAATTGAAGCAATACCTAAGCAACCCTCCACTCTTAAGTCCGTCCAAAGAAGGTGAAGATTTATTCCTATACTTAGCGGTATCTATCATGGCAGTCAGCGCAGCGTTgatcaaagaagaaaacaggTTGCAACTCCTTGTATACTACGTCAGCCAGGCTTTCCAGGGTGCCGAGGCGTGGTATCCTCGCGTAGAGAAGATCACCTTCGCCCTAATAGTGGTTTCAAGAAAACTTCGTCCATACTTTCAGGCTAATCCTATCATAGTCATGACGGATCGACCCATTAAAAAAGCAATGAACAAACCCGAAGCTGCAGGATGAATGGTATAGTGGGCTGTCGAGCTCAACCAGTTTGATATAGAATACCATCCACGAATAGCCATAAAAGCTCAAGCGTTGACTGATTTCATAGCGGAATTTACCACTCCCGAGAACACAAAGGACCAAGAAGATTCTGGACGATAAATACTGACGGATCGTCCACTCAGAAAGGAGGCGGAGCAGGCATTGTTATTACTTCCCCTGAAAAAGACGGTCTCAAGTATGGGGTCCAACTCAAATTCCCTATAACTAATAACGAAGCAGAGTACGAGGCCTTACTGACAGGACTAAGAATAGCTCGAGCACTTGGAGCTAAAAATATCGTGCTCAAAAGCGACTAACAACTCGTCATAGGGCAAGTTAGAGGAGAGTTCGAAGCAAAAGAGACaaggatgcagaaatacc contains:
- the LOC115950496 gene encoding uncharacterized protein LOC115950496, yielding MRQRLQQEDNHIDVNRDDDEDSNKRRNSTPKEASSDLLREMRKEMDELRNAIKGKMDQSLERIVRKTNSPFTVAVQECPVPSKFRLPQQEPFDWLKDLLDHLNTFKTTLGLQQSPDEILCRSFPTTLKEAAREWFSKLPMSSIDNFEQLSSSFVRHFSGGQRPKRTVDHLLTIRQVEKEPLRSYVTRFTRGMLEVDEANDKVQLTTFKARLKSRDFVASLANNPPKTMIEALLKAQKYMNAEEILMEIKDEPSLKWPRPLHSLPSLRNKRKYCRFHKDHRHYTENCRDLKEQIEELIRNGKLQQYVKRGDSSKYNQKGQHGGSRRDEDCPPPHPQNALGEIKTIARGSFKSLRKSHQKQVNSVHSLPPLRQKRTN